A stretch of Electrophorus electricus isolate fEleEle1 chromosome 3, fEleEle1.pri, whole genome shotgun sequence DNA encodes these proteins:
- the si:ch211-191a24.4 gene encoding LOW QUALITY PROTEIN: MARVEL domain-containing protein 3 (The sequence of the model RefSeq protein was modified relative to this genomic sequence to represent the inferred CDS: deleted 4 bases in 4 codons) translates to MSEPARSYRGQRERNGGGNRRDHRPRPPPSDRSSNQRPYSRNTSYPKHVRSVPSGEVHESKWTYICSRRGIVLICATLTNMLVLFCIVAAQVTLSGMSAMNFGSSFVDTVIPFEGVELQQVRELDMQFGQMRAPGVYGGVVFSLVFGVISLLLVLSSNKPAYALPTKLLIGQFAFQVIGAVVYVIAVGLYLHFVIQVNSTDVCVKRERLYARNGYTWMNCNVNGADASVALFGLITSRLVHPGFCSYRITLRNVIRYQAHSRQEAEAPTERHHGRKHTPPVRRIYLSLTPKRPTEN, encoded by the exons ATGAGTGAACCGGCCAGAAGCTACCGGGGGCAGCGGGAGAGGAACGGAGGCGGAAACCGAAGGGACCACCGTCCCAGACCACCGCCCAGCGACAG GTCATCAAACCAGCGTCCGTATTCCAGAAATACATCGTATCCCAAACATGTAAGAAGTGTCCCTTCAGGAGAAGTACATGAGTCAAAATGGACATACATCTGCTCCAGGAGGG GTATTGTGCTGATATGTGCAACCTTAACCAATATGTTGGTGCTATTCTGCATCGTGGCAGCTCAAGTGACATTGTCAGGCATGTCGGCAATGAATTTTGGCAGCAGCTTTGTTGACACCGTCATCCCATTTGAAGGAGTGGAGCTTCAGCAAGTGCGTGAACTCGACATGCAGTTCGGACAAATGAGAGCACCAGGAGTCTATGGGGGTGTGGTCTTCAGCCTCGTTTTTGGTGTCATTTCACTCTTACTGGTGCTGTCCAGTAACAAGCCTGCCTATGCGCTTCCCACT AAGCTTCTGATTGGCCAGTTTGCCTTCCAGGTTATAGGGGCTGTGGTGTATGTGATTGCAGTGGGTTTGTATCTGCACTTTGTG ATCCAGGTGAACtcgacagatgtgtgtgtgaagcggGAA CGGCTCTATGCTCGCAATGGATACACCTGGATGAACTGT AACGTGAACGGGGCCGACGCGTCTGTGGCATTGTTTGGACTCATAACCAGCCGCCTTGTACATCCTGGGTTCTGTTCTTACCGAATTACCCTCCGCAATGTCATTCGCTATCAGGCGCATTCTCGCCAAGAAGCAGAAGCACCCACAGAGCGCCATCATGGCCGGAAGCACACACCTCCAGTCCGACGTATATATCTGAGCCTCACACCAAAAAGGCCAACAGAAAATTAG